One stretch of Fibrobacter sp. DNA includes these proteins:
- a CDS encoding UMP kinase yields MKFKRILLKLSGEALAGEKGHGIDNQILSDMAEEIASIVKQGVQVALVIGGGNLVRGISASAGGMNRAQGDAMGMLGTVMNGLAMQDALDKQGIDSVVMSAIRMEPVCEFFDRRKALKLLSAGSVVIFSAGTGNPFFTTDSCAALRAIESECDVIMKATKVDGIYTADPVKDPTATRFDDISYKEVISRGLKVMDTAAVALCMENNMPIFVFKMEKGNLTRAAINGDLGTLVHC; encoded by the coding sequence ATGAAATTCAAACGCATTCTTCTCAAACTCAGTGGCGAAGCCCTCGCAGGCGAAAAGGGCCACGGTATCGATAACCAGATTCTCTCCGACATGGCAGAGGAAATTGCCTCCATCGTCAAGCAGGGCGTGCAGGTTGCCCTCGTGATTGGCGGCGGTAACCTCGTCCGCGGCATTTCCGCATCTGCTGGCGGCATGAACCGCGCCCAGGGCGATGCCATGGGCATGCTCGGCACCGTGATGAACGGCCTCGCCATGCAAGATGCTTTGGACAAGCAGGGAATCGACTCCGTAGTGATGTCCGCTATCCGCATGGAACCGGTCTGCGAATTCTTCGACCGCCGCAAGGCACTCAAACTCCTCTCCGCGGGCTCCGTCGTCATTTTCTCCGCCGGTACGGGCAACCCGTTCTTCACCACAGACAGCTGCGCCGCTCTCCGTGCCATCGAGAGCGAGTGCGATGTCATCATGAAGGCCACCAAGGTGGACGGCATCTACACCGCAGACCCGGTGAAGGACCCGACCGCGACCCGCTTCGACGACATCAGCTACAAGGAAGTCATTTCCCGCGGACTCAAGGTCATGGATACCGCAGCGGTCGCCCTCTGCATGGAAAACAACATGCCCATCTTCGTGTTCAAGATGGAAAAGGGCAATTTGACCCGTGCCGCCATTAATGGCGACCTCGGCACCCTGGTCCACTGCTAA
- a CDS encoding glycoside hydrolase family 9 protein, with product MVRFGLKQCAPVVALLVFSLASAASAATAYINQVGYRVGDVKEFTLFEGSGNVEIVDASGKTVLTVTPSEASSWSPSGQNVSRVSFTDLNTPGTYSIKVGGQVVRSDLKVTDKPFEDVAKASLKWYYYQRASMALEETYAGQWKRAAGHTNPSARLHNSTGASGSINSSKGWYDAGDYGRYIVNSGISTYTLLSLYEHFPDYFKTLKWNIPADGNLPDLLAEIKYNLDWMLTMQASDGAVYHKLTTLQFPGDVMPNKDTEQLYVIGKGTAATFDFAAVMAVAARVYRPFDASYADKCLEAAKKAYAWGAQNPNVRFTNPSDVGTGDYADGSLGDEKQFAGTELFITTGEASYKTSGASVNVPGWADVSGLATYGMATHATEFGGSAQSAKDSLLKTANNFVTRTASGFGVVMASNDFVWGSNAVAANQGVWLLHAYYLTGDKKYYEAAVKVLDYLLGKNPLDMSFVTGYGAKSPKMPHHRPSTADGVMDPVPGMIVGGPQPGGQDITSDSWGCSNYKTGKPATTYTDNRCSYATNEVAINWNAPFAYLAGAIEALHAGYAPSFAVDRVAWEGGTAAIKPAIVRPSNAEQGQRLRFADQMLYVEKNGKRFDLKGHRLH from the coding sequence ATGGTCCGTTTTGGCTTAAAACAGTGCGCCCCCGTGGTCGCTCTTTTGGTCTTTTCGCTAGCCTCTGCTGCGAGTGCCGCCACCGCCTACATTAACCAGGTCGGTTATCGTGTGGGTGATGTGAAGGAATTCACGTTGTTCGAAGGCTCCGGCAATGTGGAAATTGTCGATGCCAGTGGCAAGACTGTATTGACAGTAACTCCGAGCGAAGCTTCGAGTTGGTCCCCTAGCGGCCAAAATGTATCCCGTGTGAGTTTTACGGACTTGAACACTCCTGGTACATATTCCATCAAGGTGGGCGGTCAGGTGGTCCGTTCTGACTTGAAGGTTACTGATAAGCCTTTTGAAGATGTGGCGAAGGCAAGTCTCAAGTGGTATTATTACCAGCGTGCCTCCATGGCTCTAGAAGAAACCTACGCGGGTCAATGGAAACGTGCTGCGGGTCATACGAATCCCTCTGCAAGGCTTCACAACTCCACTGGAGCTTCGGGTTCAATCAATTCCAGCAAGGGCTGGTACGATGCCGGTGACTATGGTCGCTATATTGTAAACTCGGGCATTTCTACCTACACGCTCCTTTCTTTGTACGAGCACTTCCCGGATTATTTCAAGACGCTCAAGTGGAACATCCCTGCCGATGGAAACCTGCCGGACCTGCTTGCCGAAATCAAGTATAACTTGGACTGGATGCTCACTATGCAGGCGAGCGACGGCGCAGTTTACCACAAGTTGACTACACTGCAGTTCCCGGGTGACGTGATGCCCAATAAAGATACGGAACAACTCTATGTTATCGGTAAGGGTACTGCCGCCACGTTTGATTTTGCCGCTGTGATGGCCGTGGCCGCCCGCGTGTACAGGCCCTTCGATGCTTCTTACGCAGATAAGTGCCTGGAGGCTGCCAAGAAGGCCTATGCTTGGGGTGCACAGAATCCGAACGTTCGATTTACCAATCCCTCCGATGTCGGTACGGGAGACTATGCCGACGGCTCCCTCGGCGATGAAAAACAGTTTGCAGGAACGGAACTTTTTATTACCACGGGAGAAGCCTCTTACAAGACGAGTGGTGCCTCGGTAAATGTTCCGGGCTGGGCTGATGTCTCGGGCCTGGCTACATACGGCATGGCAACACATGCTACAGAATTTGGAGGCTCTGCTCAGTCAGCAAAAGATAGCTTGCTCAAAACTGCGAACAATTTTGTAACAAGGACTGCTTCGGGTTTTGGGGTTGTGATGGCATCGAATGACTTTGTATGGGGTTCGAATGCGGTAGCGGCTAATCAGGGTGTGTGGCTCTTGCATGCCTATTATCTGACTGGTGATAAAAAGTATTACGAAGCAGCTGTAAAAGTTTTGGATTATTTGCTTGGCAAGAACCCGCTTGACATGTCGTTCGTGACGGGATACGGTGCCAAGTCTCCGAAAATGCCTCACCACCGCCCGAGTACGGCTGACGGTGTGATGGATCCTGTTCCCGGTATGATTGTGGGAGGTCCGCAGCCCGGTGGTCAGGATATTACTTCTGATTCCTGGGGTTGTAGCAATTACAAGACTGGCAAGCCTGCGACAACCTATACGGATAACCGCTGCAGCTATGCTACAAACGAGGTTGCCATCAACTGGAATGCTCCCTTTGCCTATTTGGCAGGGGCCATAGAGGCGCTCCATGCAGGGTATGCCCCGAGTTTTGCTGTAGATAGAGTGGCCTGGGAAGGCGGCACAGCAGCAATTAAGCCTGCAATTGTCCGTCCATCGAATGCCGAACAGGGCCAGCGCCTGCGTTTTGCTGACCAGATGCTCTATGTTGAGAAGAACGGTAAGCGTTTTGACTTGAAGGGCCATAGGCTGCACTAA
- the frr gene encoding ribosome recycling factor — MADYTEKMDKAIEATEREFSKIRAGQASPAILNDVRIDYYGTPTPISQVAKISVPEPRMLLVTPWEKQLVDTIDKAILAANIGVTPMKDGNCIRVTLPILTSERRQELAKVARKHAEEGRVAIRNIRRDANDAIKKNKDLPEDEVKKQQDEIQKATDKYIAKIDALLAEKEADLLKV, encoded by the coding sequence ATGGCAGACTACACCGAAAAAATGGACAAGGCCATCGAGGCCACCGAACGAGAATTTTCCAAGATCCGCGCAGGCCAGGCTAGCCCCGCGATTCTGAACGATGTGCGCATTGACTACTATGGCACGCCCACCCCGATTTCTCAGGTGGCAAAGATTTCCGTGCCCGAACCCCGCATGCTGCTGGTGACCCCTTGGGAAAAGCAGCTGGTCGATACCATCGACAAGGCGATCCTCGCCGCAAACATCGGCGTGACCCCCATGAAGGATGGCAACTGCATCCGCGTGACGCTCCCCATCCTTACCTCTGAACGCCGTCAGGAACTGGCCAAGGTGGCCCGCAAGCACGCCGAAGAAGGCCGTGTGGCTATCCGCAACATCCGTCGCGACGCCAACGATGCCATCAAGAAGAACAAGGACCTGCCCGAAGACGAAGTCAAGAAGCAGCAGGACGAAATCCAGAAGGCCACAGACAAGTATATCGCAAAGATTGACGCTCTCCTTGCCGAAAAGGAAGCGGACCTCCTGAAGGTGTAG
- a CDS encoding phosphatidate cytidylyltransferase, which yields MSNLAQRLITAFIAIPIVFFLLWFSDYSRIGLMCFLAGVGAWEWAGMASKMYKGPDTRYLSFASSLALTLAWTLSKGGYFGLPAVPYVVGMTFLVIFAIYIGVAYAKVEIDHLFPWLVMQLGAPLYVGLWGGMNVLMMGNGQGLEHCYAFILVMTSVWMCDTVAYFFGKFAAGKGPFGRHPFAPSISPKKTWEGSVAGSIATIAWVAYWAKCSAALSCFSVEIDWTRAVILGVLVTVAGQAGDLLMSALKRWSGTKDSGNLFVGHGGVLDRCDSFYLAAPALYLLMDFFKNIA from the coding sequence ATGAGTAATCTGGCTCAGCGTTTGATAACGGCGTTTATCGCCATTCCGATAGTGTTCTTTTTGCTGTGGTTCAGCGACTACAGCCGTATCGGGCTTATGTGCTTCTTGGCTGGCGTGGGCGCCTGGGAATGGGCGGGTATGGCATCCAAGATGTACAAGGGGCCGGACACCCGCTATCTTTCTTTTGCGTCGTCCTTGGCTTTGACCCTGGCATGGACGCTCTCCAAGGGCGGCTATTTCGGGCTTCCTGCCGTACCATACGTGGTGGGCATGACTTTCCTGGTGATTTTTGCCATCTACATCGGTGTGGCCTACGCCAAGGTGGAAATTGACCATCTGTTCCCCTGGCTGGTGATGCAGTTGGGAGCTCCGCTATACGTGGGCCTCTGGGGCGGCATGAACGTGCTCATGATGGGCAACGGTCAGGGCCTGGAACATTGCTATGCCTTTATCCTGGTGATGACTTCTGTGTGGATGTGCGACACGGTGGCCTATTTCTTCGGAAAATTCGCCGCTGGCAAGGGCCCCTTCGGGCGTCACCCCTTTGCACCCAGCATCAGTCCCAAGAAAACTTGGGAAGGAAGCGTCGCTGGTTCTATCGCCACCATTGCCTGGGTGGCCTACTGGGCCAAGTGCAGCGCCGCCCTCAGCTGCTTTAGTGTAGAAATTGACTGGACCCGGGCCGTTATTCTCGGCGTGCTCGTCACGGTGGCGGGCCAGGCCGGCGACCTCTTGATGAGCGCCCTCAAGCGCTGGAGCGGAACCAAGGATTCCGGCAACTTGTTCGTGGGTCATGGCGGAGTGCTTGACCGCTGCGATTCGTTCTACCTCGCGGCTCCTGCCCTTTACCTGCTCATGGATTTTTTCAAGAATATTGCTTAA
- a CDS encoding electron transfer flavoprotein subunit alpha/FixB family protein: MNNVFVYCEIEGTTVVDVSLELLSKGRKLANTLGVQLECICAGKGLDGIEKQVFPYGVDKVHVFDAEGLFPYTTNPHASLVVNLFKEEQPQICLLGATVIGRDLGPRISSAMHSGLTADCTELEIDSFEMSIGGVKKFYENQLCQIRPAFGGNIVATIVNPEHRPQMATVREGVMKKEIVDSNYKGEVIKHDVAKYVPETEYVVKVLERHVEKAKHNLKGAPIVVAGGYGMGSKENFDMLFELAKELHAEVGASRAAIDAGFADHDRQIGQTGVTVRPKVYIACGISGQIQHLAGMQDSGIIISVNSDPDAPINAIADYVINGTVEEVIPKMIKYYKANNK, encoded by the coding sequence ATGAATAACGTATTTGTATATTGCGAAATTGAGGGCACGACCGTTGTCGATGTTTCCCTCGAACTTTTGTCCAAGGGCCGCAAGCTCGCCAACACGCTCGGCGTTCAGCTCGAATGCATCTGCGCAGGCAAGGGACTCGACGGAATCGAAAAGCAGGTGTTCCCCTACGGTGTGGACAAGGTCCATGTGTTTGATGCCGAAGGGCTCTTCCCCTACACCACCAACCCGCACGCTTCTCTCGTGGTGAACCTCTTCAAGGAAGAGCAGCCGCAGATTTGCTTGCTGGGAGCAACGGTGATTGGCCGTGACCTCGGCCCGCGCATTTCCAGCGCCATGCACAGCGGCCTTACCGCCGACTGTACCGAACTCGAAATCGACAGCTTCGAAATGAGCATCGGCGGCGTGAAGAAGTTCTACGAAAACCAGCTCTGCCAGATTCGCCCGGCGTTCGGCGGCAACATCGTTGCTACCATCGTGAACCCGGAACACCGCCCGCAGATGGCGACGGTGCGCGAAGGCGTGATGAAGAAGGAAATCGTGGACTCGAACTACAAGGGCGAAGTCATCAAGCACGATGTGGCCAAGTACGTGCCGGAAACGGAATACGTGGTCAAGGTGCTGGAACGCCATGTGGAAAAGGCCAAGCACAACCTCAAGGGCGCACCCATCGTGGTGGCCGGTGGTTACGGCATGGGCTCCAAGGAAAACTTCGACATGCTGTTCGAACTGGCGAAGGAACTCCACGCCGAAGTGGGCGCAAGCCGTGCCGCTATCGACGCGGGCTTTGCCGATCATGACCGCCAGATTGGCCAGACCGGCGTGACCGTACGCCCGAAGGTCTATATCGCCTGCGGTATTTCCGGCCAGATTCAGCACCTCGCCGGCATGCAGGATTCAGGAATCATCATCTCCGTGAACTCCGACCCCGACGCCCCGATCAACGCTATCGCTGACTACGTGATCAACGGCACCGTCGAAGAGGTCATCCCGAAGATGATCAAGTATTACAAGGCAAACAACAAGTAA
- a CDS encoding 1-deoxy-D-xylulose-5-phosphate reductoisomerase, which yields MKNVVLLGATGSIGTSSVDVILQHSDIFKLYAVAANSSVAKVAEIVRKFKVERVCMFDPNAAKELEKELGMPVLAGMEGLCELAADPKADIIINALMGAVGCLPTITAIEHGKYVALANKETMVMAGPVIWDKLAENPKSFITPIDSEHSAIFQCLSGRPEKEVEFLEITASGGPFREWPIEKFESITVADALNHPVWSMGKKITIDSASMMNKGLEVLEAHFLFHIPYEQIKVVVHPQSMVHSLVQFRDGSLMAQLGAPDMRIPIQVALTWPDRLPLETKRLDLPTLAKLTFFEPDFNKFRCLALAFEAGRRGGIVPAMMNAANEVLVDAFLKGNLKFTDIPKHVETIMAGAPTVSGHLTLDQVLEADAEARKLTAALIK from the coding sequence ATGAAAAACGTTGTTCTTTTGGGCGCTACCGGTTCTATCGGAACCTCTAGCGTCGATGTGATTTTGCAACACTCCGATATTTTCAAGCTGTATGCCGTTGCCGCCAACAGCAGTGTGGCGAAGGTGGCCGAAATTGTGCGCAAGTTCAAGGTGGAACGCGTGTGCATGTTCGACCCGAATGCAGCGAAAGAGTTGGAAAAGGAATTGGGCATGCCTGTGCTCGCCGGCATGGAAGGCCTGTGCGAACTGGCCGCCGACCCCAAGGCCGATATCATCATCAACGCCCTGATGGGTGCTGTGGGTTGCCTTCCCACCATTACCGCTATCGAACACGGAAAGTATGTGGCCCTTGCCAACAAGGAAACCATGGTCATGGCGGGCCCTGTCATTTGGGACAAGTTGGCGGAAAACCCCAAGTCATTCATTACGCCGATTGATTCCGAACACAGCGCCATTTTCCAGTGCCTTTCCGGACGCCCCGAAAAGGAAGTGGAATTTTTGGAAATTACCGCTTCTGGAGGACCTTTCCGGGAATGGCCTATTGAAAAGTTTGAATCCATCACCGTGGCCGACGCCCTGAATCACCCGGTGTGGAGCATGGGCAAGAAGATTACCATCGACTCTGCTTCCATGATGAACAAGGGCCTGGAAGTTCTGGAAGCCCATTTCTTGTTCCACATTCCTTACGAACAGATCAAGGTGGTGGTTCACCCCCAGTCCATGGTGCATTCCCTGGTGCAGTTCCGGGATGGTTCCTTGATGGCTCAGCTGGGCGCACCCGACATGCGCATTCCTATCCAGGTGGCGCTTACCTGGCCCGACCGCCTGCCGCTGGAGACCAAGCGTCTGGACCTGCCGACGCTCGCGAAACTCACCTTCTTCGAGCCGGACTTTAACAAGTTCCGCTGTCTCGCCCTGGCATTTGAAGCGGGACGTCGTGGCGGTATTGTTCCGGCCATGATGAACGCTGCCAACGAGGTGCTGGTTGATGCCTTCCTCAAGGGAAACCTGAAGTTTACCGACATCCCGAAGCATGTGGAAACCATAATGGCGGGCGCTCCCACGGTTTCTGGCCACCTGACCCTGGACCAGGTTCTCGAAGCCGACGCCGAAGCCCGCAAATTGACCGCTGCGCTTATAAAGTAA
- a CDS encoding acyl-CoA dehydrogenase family protein: MANFYTDHPEIKFNLESSPLMQRIVELKENGYADKDSFDYAPEDYADAIDSYNRVLEVAGDITANTIFPNSEDVDAEGPHCEDGRVRYASKTYENLEATRKAGLNGVTMPRRFGGLNFPITAYTAINEMIASADAGFENIWSLQDCIETLYEFGDEDQRSRFIPRVCAGETMSMDLTEPDAGSDLQRVMLKATYSEEDKCWYLNGVKRFITNGDSDIHLVLARSEEGTHDGRGLSMFIYDKRDGGVNVRRIENKFGIHGSPTCELVYKNAKAELCGRRKFGLIKYVMALMNGARLGIAAQSVGISQMAYNEALAYAKDRKQFGQAIVNFPAVYEMISNIKARLDAGRALLYQTARYVDIYKGLEDIERTRKLTDEEKAELKLYQKLASACTPLAKGMNSEYANLNAYDSIQVHGGSGYMLEYACQRLYRDARITSIYEGTTQLQTVAALPHITTGTYSQMLEELEAGEVAAEYESLKARAKAMDAKFNEAIEVVKAANNNEFTDLCSRHLYELAANCVMSQLMLRDATKAPELFEKSMKVYLNLAEAEVAKHYNFVKSVNVEAMESYRKA; this comes from the coding sequence ATGGCGAATTTTTACACAGACCATCCAGAGATTAAGTTCAACCTTGAAAGTTCTCCCCTGATGCAGCGCATCGTGGAGCTCAAGGAAAACGGCTACGCCGACAAGGACAGCTTTGACTACGCGCCGGAAGACTACGCCGACGCGATAGACAGCTACAACCGCGTGCTCGAAGTCGCTGGCGACATCACCGCGAACACCATCTTCCCGAACTCCGAAGACGTGGACGCCGAAGGCCCCCACTGCGAAGACGGCCGCGTGCGTTACGCAAGCAAGACCTACGAGAACCTGGAAGCCACCCGCAAGGCTGGCCTCAACGGTGTCACGATGCCGCGCCGCTTCGGCGGCCTCAACTTCCCGATTACCGCCTACACGGCCATCAACGAAATGATCGCCTCTGCAGACGCCGGTTTCGAGAACATCTGGTCCCTGCAGGACTGCATCGAGACCTTGTATGAATTCGGCGACGAAGACCAGCGTTCCCGCTTTATCCCGCGCGTGTGCGCCGGCGAGACGATGTCCATGGACCTGACCGAACCCGATGCCGGTTCCGACCTGCAGCGCGTGATGCTCAAGGCTACCTACAGCGAAGAAGACAAGTGCTGGTACCTTAACGGCGTGAAGCGCTTCATCACCAACGGCGACAGCGACATCCACCTGGTGCTCGCCCGCTCCGAAGAAGGCACCCACGACGGCCGCGGCCTTTCCATGTTCATTTACGACAAGCGCGACGGCGGCGTGAACGTTCGCCGCATCGAAAACAAGTTCGGCATCCACGGAAGCCCGACCTGCGAACTTGTCTATAAGAACGCGAAGGCGGAACTCTGTGGCCGCCGCAAGTTCGGCCTCATCAAGTACGTGATGGCTCTCATGAACGGTGCACGTCTCGGCATTGCCGCACAGTCCGTGGGCATCAGCCAGATGGCCTACAACGAAGCTCTCGCCTACGCCAAGGACCGCAAGCAGTTCGGCCAGGCCATCGTGAACTTCCCCGCCGTCTATGAAATGATTTCGAACATCAAGGCACGCCTCGACGCAGGCCGCGCACTCCTGTACCAGACAGCCCGCTACGTGGACATCTACAAGGGCCTCGAGGACATCGAGCGCACCCGCAAGCTCACTGACGAGGAGAAGGCGGAACTCAAGCTCTACCAGAAGCTCGCCTCCGCTTGCACGCCGCTCGCCAAGGGTATGAACTCCGAATACGCCAACCTGAACGCCTACGACAGCATCCAGGTTCACGGCGGTTCCGGCTACATGCTCGAATACGCTTGCCAGCGCCTCTACCGCGATGCACGCATCACCTCCATTTACGAAGGCACGACGCAGCTGCAGACGGTTGCCGCCCTCCCGCACATCACCACCGGCACCTACAGCCAGATGCTCGAGGAACTGGAAGCGGGCGAAGTGGCCGCCGAATACGAGAGCCTCAAGGCCCGCGCGAAGGCCATGGACGCGAAGTTCAACGAGGCAATCGAAGTCGTGAAGGCCGCGAACAACAACGAGTTCACCGACCTCTGCAGCCGTCACTTGTACGAACTCGCCGCCAACTGCGTGATGAGCCAGCTCATGCTCCGCGACGCCACCAAGGCACCCGAACTGTTCGAAAAGAGCATGAAGGTGTACCTGAACCTCGCCGAAGCCGAAGTCGCCAAGCACTACAACTTCGTGAAGAGCGTAAATGTGGAAGCGATGGAGAGCTACAGGAAGGCTTAA
- a CDS encoding isoprenyl transferase, protein MANQLRHVAIIMDGNGRWARSRGLERFLGHRKGTQATIDAVEVGVNLKLEHMTLYVFSSENWGRPSKEVDYLMNLLIEMVVKEIPDLMEKNVKLTVIGNMDRLPEKPRASLQSAIDKTANNTGMQLNLAISYGGRLEIVDAAKAIAAQVQAGKLKVEDIDETVFAKNLYLKGAPDPDLVIRTGGEFRLSNYLLWQAAYSEFYVTDTLWPDFTKEEFLKAVEFFKTRERRFGKVLHE, encoded by the coding sequence GTGGCTAACCAGCTGAGACATGTGGCCATCATCATGGACGGCAACGGGCGTTGGGCCCGTAGTCGCGGTTTGGAGCGTTTTCTGGGGCACCGCAAGGGGACCCAGGCCACCATCGATGCCGTTGAAGTAGGTGTGAACCTCAAGCTGGAACACATGACGCTTTACGTGTTCAGTTCCGAGAACTGGGGCCGACCCAGCAAGGAAGTGGATTACCTGATGAACCTCCTCATCGAGATGGTGGTAAAGGAAATCCCCGACCTCATGGAAAAGAACGTGAAGCTCACGGTCATCGGTAACATGGATCGCCTACCCGAAAAGCCACGGGCAAGTCTCCAGTCTGCCATCGACAAGACGGCAAACAATACGGGCATGCAGTTGAACCTGGCCATCTCGTACGGTGGACGGCTCGAAATCGTGGATGCGGCGAAGGCCATTGCCGCGCAGGTGCAGGCGGGTAAGCTCAAGGTCGAGGATATCGACGAGACCGTATTTGCAAAGAATTTGTACTTAAAGGGCGCTCCCGATCCGGATTTGGTCATCCGCACCGGCGGTGAATTTAGGCTTTCGAACTACCTGCTCTGGCAGGCGGCCTACAGCGAGTTCTATGTGACGGATACGCTTTGGCCCGACTTTACCAAAGAGGAGTTCCTGAAGGCTGTGGAGTTTTTCAAAACCCGCGAAAGAAGGTTTGGGAAGGTGTTGCATGAGTAA
- a CDS encoding electron transfer flavoprotein subunit beta/FixA family protein translates to MSLKIVVLAKQVPDTRNVGPDAMTEQGTINRAALPAVFNPEDLNALEQALRLKDQFPGSTISVLTMGLPKSAEVVREALYRGADEGFVVTDRPLGGADTLATSYTLAQAVKKIGDYDIILGGRQAIDGDTAQVGPQIAEKLGLTQVTYAEEILSLDEKARKVVIRRHIDGGVETVEAPLPLVVTVNGSAAPCRPRNAKRLMKFKNATVVAERKPEDAEKYEALIAKKPYLNIPQWGAADIDADPAQIGKAGSPTNVKAVKNIVFKAKESRTLTASDADVEGLIKELLDGKIIG, encoded by the coding sequence ATGAGTCTTAAAATCGTTGTGCTTGCTAAGCAAGTACCTGATACACGAAACGTGGGCCCCGATGCCATGACGGAGCAGGGAACCATCAATCGTGCCGCATTGCCCGCGGTCTTCAACCCCGAAGACCTGAACGCCCTGGAGCAAGCCCTTCGTTTGAAGGACCAGTTCCCGGGTTCCACCATCTCTGTGTTGACCATGGGTCTCCCGAAGTCTGCCGAAGTCGTCCGCGAAGCTCTGTACCGCGGCGCCGACGAAGGTTTCGTGGTGACGGACCGCCCGCTCGGTGGTGCTGACACTCTCGCTACGAGCTACACACTCGCCCAGGCCGTCAAGAAGATTGGCGACTACGACATTATCCTCGGTGGCCGCCAGGCTATCGACGGCGATACCGCACAGGTCGGTCCGCAGATTGCAGAAAAGCTCGGCCTCACCCAGGTGACCTACGCCGAAGAAATTCTCTCCCTCGACGAAAAGGCCCGTAAGGTCGTGATCCGCCGCCACATCGACGGTGGCGTGGAAACGGTGGAAGCACCGCTCCCGCTGGTCGTGACCGTGAACGGAAGTGCGGCCCCGTGCCGTCCGCGCAACGCAAAGCGCCTCATGAAGTTCAAGAACGCTACGGTGGTTGCCGAACGCAAGCCGGAAGATGCCGAAAAGTACGAAGCCCTCATCGCGAAGAAGCCCTACCTGAACATTCCGCAGTGGGGTGCCGCCGACATCGACGCAGACCCTGCCCAGATCGGTAAGGCCGGTTCGCCGACGAACGTGAAGGCTGTCAAGAACATCGTGTTCAAGGCGAAGGAAAGCCGCACGCTCACCGCAAGCGACGCCGACGTCGAAGGACTTATCAAGGAACTTTTAGACGGGAAGATTATTGGCTAG